From Plectropomus leopardus isolate mb chromosome 17, YSFRI_Pleo_2.0, whole genome shotgun sequence, a single genomic window includes:
- the nptx1l gene encoding neuronal pentraxin 1 like, producing MQATKKEGICWRLFLLSCLFLESSSQDFGGQTQFICTSVPKDMDICAATLQNSVPGEDLKTTVMQLRETVLQQKETIMNQKETIRELTSKLARCESQSGGEPGDARPGGRRKEAGTKNTMGDVSRGPADTLTQLSQTLQSLKQRLENLEQFSRSNNSVQANSLKDLLQSKIDDLEKQVLSRVNSIEEGKPGLRNETEQRGRVESTLTSLHQRITDLEKGQRENRPLDKFQLTFPLRTNYMYAKVKKSLPEMYALTVCMWLKSNASPGVGTPFSYAVPGQANELVLIEWGNNPMEILINDKVAKLPFLINDGKWHHICVTWTTRDGVWEAFQDGVKRGSGENLAPYHPIKPQGLLILGQEQDTLGGGFDATQAFVGDLANFHIWDRKLSVGEIYNLATCSSKAQVGNVFAWMETSLDIYGGASKWTFEACRQLN from the exons ATGCAGGCCACGAAGAAAGAAGGAATCTGCTggagactttttcttttgtcatgcCTGTTTTTGGAGAGTTCCTCTCAAGACTTTGGCGGGCAGACGCAGTTCATTTGCACGTCCGTACCCAAGGATATGGACATTTGCGCAGCCACTTTGCAGAACAGTGTGCCAGGAGAGGACTTGAAGACCACTGTTATGCAGCTGCGGGAGACGgttttgcagcagaaagagaCCATCATGAACCAAAAAGAGACTATCAGAGAACTGACCTCAAAGTTGGCTCGGTGTGAGAGCCAGAGCGGCGGCGAGCCCGGGGACGCGCGACCCGGGGGACGAAGGAAAGAAGCTgggaccaaaaacacaatgggGGATGTATCGAGGGGCCCCGCTGACACTTTGACGCAACTATCACAGACTTTGCAGTCGCTGAAGCAGAGATTAGAAAACCTGGAG CAATTCAGCAGAAGTAACAACTCGGTGCAGGCGAACAGCCTCAAAGACCTGCTCCAAAGTAAAATAGACGACTTGGAGAAGCAGGTGTTGTCCCGAGTGAACAGCATCGAGGAGGGGAAGCCCGGACTCCGAAATGAGACGGAGCAGCGCGGGAGAGTGGAGTCCACTCTCACGTCGCTACACCAGAGGATCACCGACTTGGAGAAAG GTCAAAGAGAAAACAGGCCTCTGGATAAATTCCAGCTCACGTTCCCGCTGAGGACCAACTACATGTACGCGAAAGTGAAGAAGAGTTTGCCAGAGATGTACGCCCTCACCGTGTGCATGTGGCTCAAGTCCAATGCGTCTCCCGGAGTGGGCACACCTTTCTCCTACGCAGTTCCGGGTCAAGCCAACGAGTTGGTCCTCATAGAGTGGGGCAACAACCCGATGGAGATACTCATAAATGACAAG GTTGCTAAACTGCCTTTCCTAATCAATGATGGAAAGTGGCATCACATCTGCGTAACCTGGACCACCCGTGACGGTGTTTGGGAAGCTTTCCAAGATGGTGTCAAAAGAGGGAGTGGAGAAAATCTGGCACCATATCATCCTATCAAACCACAGGGCCTGCTGATCCTCGGTCAAGAGCAG GACACGCTCGGAGGAGGATTTGATGCCACGCAAGCTTTCGTCGGAGACCtggcaaattttcacatttgggACCGGAAACTATCTGTGGGAGAGATTTACAATCTAGCAACGTGCAGCAGCAAAGCGCAAGTGGGCAACGTTTTTGCGTGGATGGAGACGAGCCTTGATATTTACGGAGGTGcctcaaagtggacatttgaagCCTGTCGCCAGCTCAACTAA